A region of the Clostridium estertheticum subsp. estertheticum genome:
TTAAAAGTATGAGCATTAACTGTTATGCAAGTATATATATTTTAAAAGAGTTTGCACATAAAATAAAGACTAAAAATATTTACTTTTTAATGTATCCACTACTTGTATATTTAGCTCTAAAGTTTGGTAATGAAATAGGTAGGCAAAATATTAACGAGATTATTTTACCATGGTTTATCATATTTAATTTATTATATATGACATCTATTGCTATATTTATATCTTTTAAGGGAGGAGGTAGAGCTTGAATAAAAAAAAATACTTCATCATAATAATTGGCATTTTTATTTATGTATTTATTATGCTTGATCAAGGCCGGGTACCTATTGAGGAGATAGTAACTATTAATGGCATTGGGTATGATATAGAAAAAAAAGGTGAAGATATCATTGAATATAGTGTCCCGATTAATACAAATGTTTATAAGGCAAGTGGTAAGCAAGCGAATTTGTTATTTAATGAGCAAGGTCAAAATTTAGGAGAAGTAACTCAGAAAAGGCAAGAAAAGATGGATAAAAAATTTGTACAAGGTCAGGAAAGGGTGGTTTTTGTCAGTCAGGATTATGCAAGGTATGGTTTGAAAACTTTAATAGATGATAGATTTAGAAATCCACGAACTAACGATATGGCTTATATGGTAGTATGCAAAGGGAAAGCAGAGGATTATTTAAAGTACAAAAAAAAAGGTTATAGTAACTCTTCAGAATATATAGGGGGGCTTGTAGAATCTTATGGCAATTATAGTTTTTTTTCTAATAACTACAAGTTAATAGATGCATATGTGAGGATTGGAGCTGAGGGTAGAAGTCTGGTGCTTCCATATATAGAAATAACACAGGAAGGAATAGAAATCACTGGTGTGGCTATTTTCAATGGAGATAAAATGGTAGAAGTTGTGGATATACAAAAGGGTAAAATACTTAATTTGTTAAAAAACGATGATGTACACGGGATACTAACTTTACAAAAGAGCCCTAAAGAGTTTATTGATTTTGATGCAAAAACTGGTAAAAGAAAAGTGAAATGTTATAAGCAAGGAAATAAATACAGTTTTATTATTGATTTAACTTTCACAGGTACAATTACTAATAATGAAATGTACGCTAATATGTTAAAGGATATAAACAAAAAAAAAGAATTTGAAAAAGATATGGAAAAAGATATGGAAAAGCAATGTGTTGATTTTATAAAAATAATGCAGAGTGATTATAAGATGGATTGTATTACTCTTGGAAGAGAAGCGGCTGCAAAGTATGGAAGGCAGAAAAATATTGATTGGAATAAAGTAGTTTCAAATGCAGATATTAAAGTAAATGTGGTGGTTAATGCAGATTTACAGGGTAGAGGAGACTATTAATCATGCAGATAGAAAAGAAAAATCTACTAACTCCAAATGAAGTAACTTTTATATTAATAGGAATTGTGCTTGATGTAACGGCTACAAGTTTACCTAATGGGGGAATAGATATTGCAAAACAGGATGAGTGGATTTCTGTAATAATAGGGGCTTTATATCCCTTATATGTAGCTATCTTAGCTATATATGTAAGTGGAAAATATCCTAAGGATAATATTTTAGTGCTTAGTAAAAGATACTTAGGCAAGCCATTTGGGAGCATATTAAATGTTCTTTTTTTACTAAGTTTTTTTAGCTTTTTTCCACCCTTAATTACAACAATCACGTTAATCGTAAGAACGGAAGCATCACCTATTTTAACTCCTTTTAAAATTTATGTAGTTTTATTTTTTATAGGAGTATACGCTGCTGGCCTTGGGATTAAAGTGCTGGGAAGGACATGTGCTATCACCTTTTGGATGGTGTTAGGGGTCATTATACCTACCATTTCTATTTTAAAACAAGGAAGTTATTTAAATATAAGTCCTGTATTTGGAGCGGGGATTATAAATATTTTAAAAGGGAGCGTGTATTCTGCTTATGATTACTCATTAATGGAGCTTATATTTTTAATTTATCCTTTTATAAACGATAGTAGCAAGATAAAGAGTTCCGTTTTAAAGGCAGTAGGATTTACGGCTATTATATATACATGGATTACCTTTATAACCATATATTATATGGGAAAAGATATTATTCATAAAACGATATGGAGTTTCTTTACAGTGACATCGGCAGTAAAGGTTGAAGTAATAAACAATTTTAAATATATTTTTGTGTTTTTTTGGATAATTATAGCAATTAAATCTGTCGCTATTTTTAATTACGTGTGTTTATTTTTATTAAATGATTTTAAGAAAATAAAAAATAAAAAATTAATATATGTTGTTATAGCTGTTTTGGTTATTATCATTACAAACACATATTATCCAGATAAGTTAGCAATGGAGGAAATTATAAAATATACCCTTCCATTCAGCGTTATTTACAATTTGATATATATAACTCTCATCGCCAGTTTAATATGGATAAAAAAAGGATGGGTAAAATGAAAAAATATATGAATATAATATTTATTGTTTTTTTATGTAGTACTCTAATTATGGTTATTTTTGGAGGAGAAAATACAAAAACACAGAGTGTGGAGGATTTAGGTATTTCTGTGGGTGTAGGAATGGGAATAAATAAAAATGGTGAAGGGAATATAATATATAGGGTCTCCACAACTGCTAATGAATATAAAGAAGACGGCACTATTGAAACACTATTAGGTACTGGAATAGGTAGCACTATTGGGAAAACAAGAGAGAATAGACAAAAAAAAATAGGAAAAGAATTTTTTTTAGGACTATCAAAGATTTATATAGTAGATGAGGAATATGCTAAATATGGACTAAGAGGTTTAATAGATGTTAATTTTAAGAATCCTGTGGTTAATGACAATGCATTTTTAGTTGTATGCAAAGGTAGGAATGAAGATTATCTTAATTATACTTCCCCAGGTTACGATAATTCAGCAGAGTATATAAGCGATATGATTAAAAACTCAGTAAACTATAATTTTTTTAAGGAAGACTACATGTTTAAAGATGCATTTTTATCAATAGATGCGGAGGGCAAAAATGTTGTTAGTCCCTATATTGAAATAATGGAAGATGGAATTAAAATAAAAGGCATGGCAGTTTTTAACAAGGATAAGCTAGCTGTTATTTTGGATATGAAGGATACGAAAATAATGAATATGCTTAGGGAAAATAAAGTAAGAGGAATATTAACCATACAAAAGGATTCAGATAAGTATGTAAATTATCAAGGGTCATCTAAAAGAAAAATTACATGCAGGAAAATAGGAGATAAATATACTTTTATTATTGATTTAAATTTGGAAGGAGAAATTGTTAACAATGAATTATATAAAGGTATAGCAACAAACTTAGGGGTAACAAAAAGGTTTGAAGATGACATGGCAAAACAAGTGGAAGAAATGTGCAATGGATTTTTGGGGAGGATGAAGAACAAATATAAGGTAGATCTACTTCAGCTAGGATGGGTGGCTACTGCGAAATATGGAAGAGACACAGGAGTAGACTGGAATGATGTTATTTCTAACTCTGAGATTAAAGTAAATGTAAAGGTACATGTTGATAAAGTAGGAAGAGGACAGTATTAAATATAGGTAAGTAAGAAAAAATAGAAGGTGACACTTTGGAAAAGAAAAAAATAATAATTATGTTTTTGGTGGTGCTTATAGTTTCGATTTATGCAGAAAAATATAAAGTAAGCCCTATGGAGGATTTAAATATAATTTCAGGAATTGGTTTTGATATTAATAAAGAGGTAAATGGTAATGTGCAATATAGTGTCCCATTTTCTATATATGGTTTTAAAAGTAAGGGAAAAAGTGGTCTACCAATCACTACTAAAAAGGCAAGTAGTCCTGGAGAAAATATTGAAAGAACTAGTAGTATTATAATGGAAAAGTCAAATACTATTGGAGATACAAGGGAAGAGAGACAATTAAAGTCAAGTAAAGCTTACACAATCGGAACTGAAAAAATGGCTATAATAGGCGAAGAGCAGGCAGCTTATGGGATACTTAATATGGTAAATATACTTTTTTCTAATGCAAATATTAATGATTCAGATATTTTTTCAGTGTGTAAGGGGAAGGCAGAAGATATATTAAGGTTTAAGGTAGAAGGATATCCTAGTTCTTCAGACTATATGGAGGGTATGATTAAAGGTGCTACAAACTATAATTTTTTAAGTTTAGAATATAATTTACTTAATATATATATAACATTGGATTCGGAAGGGAAAAATTTAGTACTTCCTTACCTAGAAGTAAAGGATAACAATATCTTCTATACGGGTATGGCTTTATTTAAAGGGAATAAAATGGCTTACGTATTGCCTATGGATGAAAGTAAAATTATGAATATGCTTAGGGAGAAAAAAGGTAAAGGAATATTAACGCTTCAGGAAGGCCCAGATAAATATATAAATTACGATGCAATGGTTAAAAGGAAGGTAAAATGCAATAAGATAGAAGATAAATATGAATTTAACATTGATTTGAATTTTAGGGGAGACATCATAGAGAACACATTATATAAAAGTATTAATAAAGAAAGTGAAAAAGAATTTGAAAAGCTTATGGGAAAGAAAATAGAGAAAATGTGTTATGATTTTTTAGGAAAGATGAAAAATGTATATAAAATAGATTGCTTAAATTTAGGAATGGATGCTGTAGCTCAATATGGCAGAGAAACTGGAGTAGATTGGAATGATGTGGTAAGTAATGCAGATATTAAAGTAAATGTAGTGGTGAAAATTGATAATATTGGAAAGGGTCAGTATTGAATGAATATGGGGAGTAAATAAGATGGATAAGGCAAAAAACAATTTGCTTGAAGAAAGTGAAGCTACAGCGATGGTAGTGGGATTTATAATTGGAGCAAGCGTTCTGGCATTGCCTAATGGAGTAGTACAGGATGCAAAGCAGGATGGATGGATATCTGTATTAATTGGTGGTATATATCCTCTATATGTAGCTTTGATAGCTATATATTATGCAAAAAAACACCCCAAGCAGGATATATTGGCTTTAAGTAACTTATATTTAGGCAAGGTCATAGGAACTATATGCAATATTTTATTTATGCTTGAGTTTGGTGTATTTGCTATAGCCGAAATTGTTAGTTTAAGTAATATTTTTAGAGTGCATGCAACACCTTTTTTAACACCAATAAAAGTTTTTATTCCAACTATACTATTAGCCTTATATTTAAGTAGTAAAGGGATAAAAGTACTAGGACGAATCAATAAAATTTCATTATATGTTACAGTTGCTTTACCTTTAATATTAGTATTTTCACTAAAAAATGGAAATTATCTAAATCTGTTTCCTATATTTGGGACAGGGGTTAAAAACATTTTCAGTGGCAGTCTTGAATCAGCATTTGCCTATGGAGGAATGGAAGCTATATTTTTATTTTATCCTGTTTTGAAAGAAAAAAATAAAATAAAAAGGATAACTTTAAATGCCTTATTAATCACTATGGGGATTTATGTTTGGGTTACAATTGCATGCATCTATTATTTAGGATACAAGGTTACATCTATAGCCTTATGGCCCGTTTTAATAGTAACAGGGGGGGTAAATATAGTAGTATTAAATAATTTTAGATTCTTATTTTTATTAGTAGGGTCTATGGTAGTGTTTAAGATTATAGCAAATGAGCACTATGCATTTACGTATATTCTGAGTGGTTTATTAAAAATTAAAGATATAAATAAGACATATTGGATCACATTTCCAATTATTCTTTGCTTATGTATGTTAATTAAAAATGAAGTTCAAAGAAGAGCAATCATTGGGTATATTGTTCCTAAAATAGTTTTATTTAATATAACGTACATATCTATTATTGCCATATTGATATTTATAAAAGGAAAAGTTCGAAAGTAAACTATTTTTGGTTGGAATTTATTTGTTAATATCTTTATTATAAAAAACCACCAGAAAATTTTCAACATTTTCTATAACAAAGCAAAATAATATTTTACCAAATCTATATGTATGAATTTTGGTTAGATGTATAATATTAATAGTGAGTATTTTATTTATTTTTATCATTGAAAAAATAGTTTTGGAGGAAGTGACGTAATATGCCTTTTAATGTATACAGTAGAAACGGAAAATATTTAGGATTCATTCAATCTGCATATCCGCAATATACAAATGTATTTATGGTTGCGAGTACAGATATTAAGCTTACGGAGAAGGACTTTAATATAAATAAAATAAAATCTGAGTTAGCAAGTTTTTTAGGATGTAAAAGTATTTTAGGGAAAATTAATGAGCAAAGATTAAGTAAAAGCATAGAGAATATAATAATTAAAGAATTTAAAAAATTCAAAGATAATACCTATGAAGAATTATTAAAACTAGTATATCTTAGAATAATACGTTCTGAAGAAAACTTTAATTATAAAAAAGTAGATTTAACACAAATAAATGCATATTTCTTAGTGGATATTAATAATGCTATAATTGAAAATGATTCAATAATTATAGATGAAGAGATAGATTATATTTGTAATAAAAAAATAGAAAATCTAATTCCTATTGTTGCAAAAATAACTGATTATCCTGTAATACAAATTGATAGTCTAATGTCAGGTCAAGGGTTGTTATTAGGGGCAGATCTTGCTGATTTGGTAGGAAGAAGTCATATACATAGGACGAAATTAAAAATAAAATCAGGGAACTTTGCATATGAACTTAATTTGCCTGTAGAGCTATACATAAAAATAGGCGATGTAATTGAGATGTATGTAAGTAACAGGGTTGTTAAAAGGATATTTTGCGATGGTATAATATATGAGTTTTAATGAAAATTCTGATCGGAGATATGAATATGTATATTAATGAAACAAAACTAAAAGTAAGGTATGTTGAGACAGATCAAATGGGAATTGTTCATCATTCAAATTATTACGCTTATTTTGAAGTAGGTAGAACAGAATTTATAACAGCAATAGGAATGACATATAAAGAAATGGAAAAAGATAATATTATGTTACCAGTTGTGGAAAGCTCATGTAAGCACATAGAAGGGGCAAAATACGAGGATATAATTATTATCCAAACATTTATTAAAGAGCTAAATGGTGCTAAGGTAATATTTAATT
Encoded here:
- a CDS encoding GerAB/ArcD/ProY family transporter — translated: MDKAKNNLLEESEATAMVVGFIIGASVLALPNGVVQDAKQDGWISVLIGGIYPLYVALIAIYYAKKHPKQDILALSNLYLGKVIGTICNILFMLEFGVFAIAEIVSLSNIFRVHATPFLTPIKVFIPTILLALYLSSKGIKVLGRINKISLYVTVALPLILVFSLKNGNYLNLFPIFGTGVKNIFSGSLESAFAYGGMEAIFLFYPVLKEKNKIKRITLNALLITMGIYVWVTIACIYYLGYKVTSIALWPVLIVTGGVNIVVLNNFRFLFLLVGSMVVFKIIANEHYAFTYILSGLLKIKDINKTYWITFPIILCLCMLIKNEVQRRAIIGYIVPKIVLFNITYISIIAILIFIKGKVRK
- a CDS encoding Ger(x)C family spore germination protein — translated: MEKKKIIIMFLVVLIVSIYAEKYKVSPMEDLNIISGIGFDINKEVNGNVQYSVPFSIYGFKSKGKSGLPITTKKASSPGENIERTSSIIMEKSNTIGDTREERQLKSSKAYTIGTEKMAIIGEEQAAYGILNMVNILFSNANINDSDIFSVCKGKAEDILRFKVEGYPSSSDYMEGMIKGATNYNFLSLEYNLLNIYITLDSEGKNLVLPYLEVKDNNIFYTGMALFKGNKMAYVLPMDESKIMNMLREKKGKGILTLQEGPDKYINYDAMVKRKVKCNKIEDKYEFNIDLNFRGDIIENTLYKSINKESEKEFEKLMGKKIEKMCYDFLGKMKNVYKIDCLNLGMDAVAQYGRETGVDWNDVVSNADIKVNVVVKIDNIGKGQY
- a CDS encoding acyl-CoA thioesterase, which encodes MYINETKLKVRYVETDQMGIVHHSNYYAYFEVGRTEFITAIGMTYKEMEKDNIMLPVVESSCKHIEGAKYEDIIIIQTFIKELNGAKVIFNYNVVRSEDGKILAKGSTTHAFVNEKFRVVNLRKVNIDMWSKFKKLFEE
- a CDS encoding GerAB/ArcD/ProY family transporter, yielding MQIEKKNLLTPNEVTFILIGIVLDVTATSLPNGGIDIAKQDEWISVIIGALYPLYVAILAIYVSGKYPKDNILVLSKRYLGKPFGSILNVLFLLSFFSFFPPLITTITLIVRTEASPILTPFKIYVVLFFIGVYAAGLGIKVLGRTCAITFWMVLGVIIPTISILKQGSYLNISPVFGAGIINILKGSVYSAYDYSLMELIFLIYPFINDSSKIKSSVLKAVGFTAIIYTWITFITIYYMGKDIIHKTIWSFFTVTSAVKVEVINNFKYIFVFFWIIIAIKSVAIFNYVCLFLLNDFKKIKNKKLIYVVIAVLVIIITNTYYPDKLAMEEIIKYTLPFSVIYNLIYITLIASLIWIKKGWVK
- a CDS encoding Ger(x)C family spore germination protein; the protein is MKKYMNIIFIVFLCSTLIMVIFGGENTKTQSVEDLGISVGVGMGINKNGEGNIIYRVSTTANEYKEDGTIETLLGTGIGSTIGKTRENRQKKIGKEFFLGLSKIYIVDEEYAKYGLRGLIDVNFKNPVVNDNAFLVVCKGRNEDYLNYTSPGYDNSAEYISDMIKNSVNYNFFKEDYMFKDAFLSIDAEGKNVVSPYIEIMEDGIKIKGMAVFNKDKLAVILDMKDTKIMNMLRENKVRGILTIQKDSDKYVNYQGSSKRKITCRKIGDKYTFIIDLNLEGEIVNNELYKGIATNLGVTKRFEDDMAKQVEEMCNGFLGRMKNKYKVDLLQLGWVATAKYGRDTGVDWNDVISNSEIKVNVKVHVDKVGRGQY
- a CDS encoding Ger(x)C family spore germination protein translates to MNKKKYFIIIIGIFIYVFIMLDQGRVPIEEIVTINGIGYDIEKKGEDIIEYSVPINTNVYKASGKQANLLFNEQGQNLGEVTQKRQEKMDKKFVQGQERVVFVSQDYARYGLKTLIDDRFRNPRTNDMAYMVVCKGKAEDYLKYKKKGYSNSSEYIGGLVESYGNYSFFSNNYKLIDAYVRIGAEGRSLVLPYIEITQEGIEITGVAIFNGDKMVEVVDIQKGKILNLLKNDDVHGILTLQKSPKEFIDFDAKTGKRKVKCYKQGNKYSFIIDLTFTGTITNNEMYANMLKDINKKKEFEKDMEKDMEKQCVDFIKIMQSDYKMDCITLGREAAAKYGRQKNIDWNKVVSNADIKVNVVVNADLQGRGDY